In the genome of Microbacterium saperdae, one region contains:
- a CDS encoding carbohydrate ABC transporter permease, with translation MTSTHLKRRGLRAPLAATMLTWAFALISAYPLLWLVMQSLRSDGAILSDPWGLPLSPDFSGYARAFETTPLPQYFLNSLLVTAAVVILSVACCAGAGYAISKLRFPGSNLVFLAFLGMLVVPAPILLLPVFLISRDLGILNTHIGLIAPYAAGTLPIGVYLMKTHFDAVPASYAEAAEIDRASAWQTFRHIMLPLIAPAAATVAILAFMSAWNEYIYALVSLRSAELFTLPIGVADLAAKKFIYGYSPVFAAMVLTALPVYLAFFLAQRSFLSSLAIGGGVKG, from the coding sequence ATGACATCCACCCATCTGAAACGGCGCGGTCTCCGTGCCCCGCTTGCAGCGACCATGCTGACCTGGGCGTTCGCTCTCATCTCCGCGTATCCCCTCCTCTGGCTCGTCATGCAGTCACTGCGCTCGGATGGCGCAATCCTCTCCGATCCTTGGGGTCTGCCGCTCTCACCTGACTTCTCCGGCTACGCCAGAGCGTTCGAGACGACGCCGCTGCCGCAGTACTTCCTCAACAGCCTCCTCGTCACTGCTGCCGTGGTGATCCTGTCTGTCGCGTGCTGCGCCGGCGCGGGCTATGCGATCTCGAAGTTGCGGTTTCCGGGCAGCAACCTCGTGTTCCTCGCGTTCCTCGGAATGCTCGTGGTTCCTGCACCGATACTGCTCCTGCCTGTCTTCCTCATCTCACGAGACCTCGGCATCCTCAACACCCACATCGGATTGATCGCACCGTATGCGGCGGGAACGCTTCCGATCGGCGTCTACCTGATGAAGACGCACTTCGATGCGGTACCGGCCTCCTATGCCGAAGCGGCAGAGATCGATCGCGCGAGCGCATGGCAGACGTTCCGGCACATCATGTTGCCTCTCATCGCCCCGGCCGCTGCCACCGTCGCGATCCTCGCGTTCATGTCGGCGTGGAACGAGTACATCTACGCGCTGGTCTCTCTCCGCAGCGCGGAACTGTTCACCCTGCCAATCGGCGTGGCCGACCTTGCGGCGAAGAAGTTCATCTACGGATACTCCCCTGTGTTCGCAGCCATGGTCCTGACGGCACTCCCGGTCTACCTGGCGTTCTTCCTCGCGCAGCGCTCCTTCCTGTCATCTCTGGCGATCGGAGGAGGTGTGAAGGGATGA
- a CDS encoding carbohydrate ABC transporter permease translates to MPRTARRPLRRSSRALGFTMTLPALVLMLLFLLWPIFTAADYSTTSASGFGDKQRVGAENYARALTDPGLYAAFGRNIVFAAIVVFFSIAIGFVIAYFLFLRVAGWRFLQLLVMIPYIMPLVVTALLWQCMLEPENGLVNTALRSVGLGVWAGPWLTGEGTALGSVSLVQIWVTIPFAMLLIFGAMISLPGEVMEAAKLDGAGHPTIMLRVVLPMVRPTIVLVAFILTVQLFRSFDLVYLLTHGGPVGATTIATLYVFIQGFVNNEYGYANALGLVIGVVLVLVALLPVLRNRAAARLIARRKVDK, encoded by the coding sequence GTGCCTCGAACCGCCCGTCGCCCCTTGCGTCGCTCCTCGCGCGCCCTCGGGTTCACCATGACGCTCCCGGCCCTCGTGCTCATGCTGTTGTTCCTGCTCTGGCCCATCTTCACCGCCGCGGACTACAGCACCACGAGCGCCTCCGGGTTCGGCGACAAGCAGCGAGTCGGCGCCGAGAACTATGCCCGCGCGCTCACTGATCCCGGCCTGTACGCCGCCTTCGGCCGCAACATCGTGTTCGCCGCGATCGTGGTGTTCTTCTCCATCGCCATCGGTTTCGTGATCGCGTACTTCTTGTTCCTCCGCGTCGCGGGATGGCGATTCCTCCAGTTGCTCGTCATGATCCCGTACATCATGCCGCTGGTGGTGACGGCCCTGTTGTGGCAGTGCATGCTGGAGCCCGAGAACGGCTTGGTCAACACCGCGTTGCGATCGGTGGGCCTCGGAGTCTGGGCCGGACCGTGGCTGACAGGTGAGGGCACGGCACTCGGCAGCGTCTCCCTCGTGCAGATCTGGGTCACCATCCCCTTTGCCATGCTGCTGATCTTCGGCGCCATGATCTCGCTGCCCGGAGAAGTGATGGAAGCCGCCAAACTCGATGGCGCCGGGCACCCGACGATCATGCTGCGCGTGGTCCTGCCCATGGTGCGCCCGACGATCGTCCTCGTTGCCTTCATCCTGACCGTGCAGCTCTTCCGGTCGTTCGACCTCGTCTATCTCCTCACTCACGGCGGGCCCGTCGGCGCAACGACGATCGCCACTCTCTACGTCTTCATCCAAGGCTTCGTGAACAACGAGTACGGCTATGCCAACGCGCTCGGCCTCGTCATCGGCGTGGTTCTGGTGTTGGTCGCTCTGCTTCCCGTCTTGAGAAACCGAGCCGCAGCACGTCTCATCGCTCGGCGGAAGGTCGACAAATGA
- a CDS encoding ABC transporter substrate-binding protein → MFRSTPRRLASLGGITIAALLMTACVGGTAPSSGDTELVTDPSEISGEITFSTWWAYADQELIDGFSKKYPNVTVNLDFTAVDSYATKMQTLASSGDLPDVFAVQGPTLVALADADQLLDLDDALATPDYDDTADSDWGSTFIPSLLAGANSGIKADGTWGVPFTAISVASLYNKDVFDEVGVTPPASFDDLLSNCRALSSAGYIPMSLTGAAWINWWAMLAQDQTMQGESEDDFDVSNPSYIRSFEIIQEMAEADCWTDSQITTDIAAETALFLQGKTAQFITVPENFLKSVSEGASFELGSYVLPALDGKTPNRTIGGGGANVLAVSASSDNQSAAVAFAKYLTSPEVQTSLAASEFTIPSTDVDVAAASPLMTAYLEAAANGFADEAAMPSFTTAGATTYNTEILPNLILGKITPEEAAQATAGLFVTE, encoded by the coding sequence ATGTTTCGCAGCACCCCTCGCCGACTGGCGTCCCTCGGCGGCATCACCATCGCCGCGCTCCTCATGACCGCCTGCGTCGGCGGAACCGCTCCCAGCTCGGGAGACACCGAGCTCGTCACCGATCCGTCGGAGATCTCCGGAGAGATCACGTTCTCGACCTGGTGGGCTTACGCCGACCAAGAACTCATCGACGGATTCTCGAAGAAGTACCCGAACGTGACGGTCAACCTGGACTTCACGGCAGTGGACTCCTACGCGACCAAGATGCAGACTCTCGCGTCGAGCGGCGATCTGCCGGATGTGTTCGCCGTGCAGGGGCCCACCCTCGTTGCTCTCGCCGACGCCGACCAGCTGCTCGACCTCGACGACGCCCTCGCGACTCCCGACTACGACGACACGGCCGACAGCGACTGGGGCTCCACCTTCATCCCCTCCCTGCTCGCGGGAGCGAACTCCGGCATCAAGGCGGATGGCACCTGGGGCGTCCCCTTCACCGCGATCAGCGTCGCCTCTCTCTACAACAAGGATGTCTTCGACGAGGTCGGCGTGACGCCGCCCGCGTCGTTCGACGATCTGCTCTCCAACTGCCGAGCGCTGTCGTCAGCCGGCTACATCCCCATGTCCCTCACGGGTGCCGCATGGATCAATTGGTGGGCGATGCTGGCCCAGGACCAGACCATGCAGGGCGAGTCGGAAGACGACTTCGATGTCTCGAACCCCAGCTACATCCGCAGCTTCGAGATCATCCAGGAGATGGCTGAGGCTGACTGCTGGACCGATAGCCAGATCACGACGGACATCGCCGCCGAGACCGCGCTCTTCCTCCAGGGCAAGACCGCCCAGTTCATCACCGTGCCGGAGAACTTCTTGAAATCCGTCTCCGAAGGCGCGTCCTTCGAACTCGGATCGTATGTTCTGCCGGCGCTCGACGGCAAGACGCCGAACCGGACCATCGGCGGCGGCGGCGCCAACGTCCTCGCAGTGAGCGCCTCCTCCGATAACCAGTCCGCCGCAGTGGCGTTTGCGAAGTACCTCACCTCCCCGGAGGTGCAGACCTCGCTCGCAGCGTCGGAGTTCACGATCCCCAGCACCGACGTCGACGTGGCCGCCGCGAGCCCCCTGATGACCGCGTACTTGGAAGCCGCGGCGAACGGCTTCGCCGACGAGGCCGCAATGCCCTCCTTCACGACAGCAGGCGCGACCACGTACAACACGGAGATCCTCCCCAACCTGATCCTCGGCAAGATCACGCCGGAAGAGGCGGCGCAGGCGACAGCAGGCCTCTTCGTCACAGAGTGA
- a CDS encoding LacI family DNA-binding transcriptional regulator, producing MGAVGLREVAARANVSAGTVSNFLNHPGRVAPDTAARIRSAINDLGYVGNSAARTLRVGESRTIGHIAFEVGNPFFHDFARGVEERAAEAGYSVLIANSAASAEREASYLDLFESQRARGILLSPVGEVDSRVENLIRRGIPTVLIDRVADTSLCSSISVDDVAGGRMAVEHLLEQGRRRILFVGGPLAIDTVSDRLVGATSAIERVGDAALEVVEVGSRTIATGREIGRLIRERPAENRPDAIFAVNDLLAVGILHGVLEDPAIRIPEDIALVGYDDIDFAADAVVPLTSVRRHGELFGRTALDLLQREIARGDDVRHERVVFQPELVARRSTVG from the coding sequence GTGGGCGCAGTCGGGTTGCGTGAGGTCGCCGCGCGTGCGAACGTCTCAGCGGGCACGGTCTCCAATTTCCTCAACCACCCCGGCCGGGTCGCCCCGGATACTGCTGCCAGGATCCGTTCGGCGATCAACGATCTCGGATACGTCGGCAACAGCGCCGCACGCACACTCCGCGTGGGAGAGAGCCGCACGATCGGTCACATCGCATTCGAAGTGGGCAATCCGTTCTTTCACGATTTCGCTCGTGGTGTCGAGGAGCGCGCGGCGGAGGCGGGGTACTCGGTACTGATCGCGAACAGCGCGGCCTCCGCGGAGCGGGAGGCGTCATACCTCGACCTCTTCGAGTCCCAGCGTGCGAGAGGAATCCTGCTCTCACCGGTAGGGGAGGTCGATTCGCGAGTCGAGAATCTCATTCGCCGTGGTATTCCCACGGTCCTCATCGATCGAGTCGCGGATACCTCGCTGTGCTCGTCGATCTCTGTCGACGACGTCGCGGGTGGGCGCATGGCCGTCGAGCATCTCCTCGAGCAGGGACGACGCAGGATCCTGTTCGTGGGAGGCCCTCTGGCGATCGATACGGTGTCAGATCGCCTCGTCGGCGCGACCAGCGCGATCGAACGGGTCGGCGACGCAGCGCTCGAGGTCGTCGAGGTGGGTTCCCGGACGATCGCGACGGGCCGCGAGATCGGTCGACTCATCCGTGAGCGGCCAGCGGAAAACCGACCGGATGCGATCTTCGCGGTGAACGACCTCTTGGCGGTGGGCATCCTCCATGGGGTCCTCGAAGACCCGGCGATCCGGATCCCCGAGGACATCGCGCTCGTCGGCTACGACGACATCGATTTCGCTGCGGATGCGGTCGTGCCGTTGACTTCGGTCCGCCGCCACGGAGAGCTCTTCGGTCGCACCGCGCTCGACCTCCTCCAGCGTGAGATCGCACGGGGGGACGACGTCAGGCATGAGCGTGTCGTCTTCCAGCCGGAGCTCGTGGCCCGACGCAGTACCGTCGGCTGA
- a CDS encoding LacI family DNA-binding transcriptional regulator — translation MSDVAGQLAISRSAVSFALDNEAQVSVETRERVGAEPAELGSRPNAGA, via the coding sequence ATGAGCGATGTCGCTGGACAGCTCGCAATCTCACGCTCTGCGGTCTCGTTCGCGCTCGACAATGAAGCCCAAGTGTCGGTCGAGACACGCGAGCGTGTCGGCGCCGAACCTGCCGAACTCGGCTCCCGGCCCAACGCGGGCGCATGA
- a CDS encoding TetR/AcrR family transcriptional regulator, which translates to MTAAIRAATIAELTEHGYAGVSFEGVARRAQTSKPVLYRRYSSRAHLVVDAWSDRAPLTLPALGSGSLRGDLIGGCEAVSERFQRVDRRVPAGDRRG; encoded by the coding sequence TTGACGGCTGCTATCCGGGCCGCGACTATTGCGGAGTTGACGGAGCATGGTTATGCCGGGGTGAGCTTCGAGGGGGTGGCGCGTCGGGCGCAGACGAGCAAGCCGGTGCTCTATCGTCGATACAGCTCTCGGGCTCATCTGGTTGTCGATGCGTGGTCGGATCGTGCGCCGTTGACACTTCCCGCTCTTGGTTCTGGTTCGCTCCGTGGGGATCTGATCGGCGGGTGTGAGGCGGTCAGTGAGAGGTTCCAGCGGGTCGATCGACGCGTACCGGCGGGTGATCGCCGAGGCTGA
- a CDS encoding TetR/AcrR family transcriptional regulator translates to MLPTGVAETMPSPRRRPKGEPLIGRPPKITRDDIITAVLEIGFTEVTIPLIAERLDVTPATVYRHVPDRATMLSLAWDRVVDSIEWPALEGNWHDVLLAYGDCLWNALAKHPGVVTALSSGLMPERTMDIFLGLAVHLEREGFPMPDAMLLIDTVIDHRLGLEKLDGHTSEPGVSRIEMADSWKPREDETAALQRARAAMRDAVLMAPRQWLNRKLALILDGGERLRERL, encoded by the coding sequence GTGCTGCCGACCGGTGTAGCTGAAACCATGCCCAGTCCACGCAGACGGCCCAAAGGCGAGCCGCTGATCGGCCGGCCACCGAAAATCACCCGCGACGACATCATCACTGCCGTCCTCGAGATCGGCTTCACTGAGGTCACCATCCCGCTTATTGCTGAACGGCTCGACGTCACCCCCGCAACCGTCTACCGGCATGTGCCCGATCGCGCGACCATGCTCTCGCTCGCATGGGACAGGGTGGTCGACAGCATCGAGTGGCCGGCACTCGAGGGGAACTGGCATGACGTGCTGCTGGCGTACGGGGACTGCCTGTGGAACGCGCTTGCCAAGCACCCCGGCGTCGTGACCGCCCTCTCCTCCGGACTGATGCCGGAACGCACCATGGATATCTTCCTCGGCCTTGCAGTCCACCTCGAACGCGAAGGATTCCCCATGCCCGACGCCATGCTCCTCATCGATACCGTCATCGATCACCGTCTCGGTCTAGAGAAGCTCGACGGCCACACATCCGAACCAGGCGTGTCACGCATCGAGATGGCTGATTCCTGGAAACCTCGCGAAGACGAAACTGCGGCGCTGCAACGCGCACGAGCTGCCATGCGCGATGCCGTCCTCATGGCCCCACGACAGTGGCTGAACCGAAAACTCGCCCTCATCCTCGACGGCGGAGAAAGACTCCGAGAGCGACTCTGA
- a CDS encoding tyrosine-type recombinase/integrase, whose translation MPDLTRHGLRRTGATWMADAGIPLDFPQDILGHASVETTRGHLHPDDRPLASAAEQASAFVARSAKASGQSRRSAPRTL comes from the coding sequence TTGCCCGATCTCACCCGTCACGGTCTCCGGCGCACCGGGGCGACCTGGATGGCCGACGCCGGCATCCCGCTGGATTTTCCCCAGGACATCCTCGGCCACGCCTCCGTCGAGACCACGCGCGGCCACCTACACCCTGATGACCGCCCTCTGGCTTCCGCCGCCGAGCAGGCCAGCGCTTTCGTCGCACGGTCAGCCAAGGCCAGCGGCCAGTCTCGCCGCAGCGCGCCGAGGACCCTGTAG